In Silene latifolia isolate original U9 population unplaced genomic scaffold, ASM4854445v1 scaffold_301, whole genome shotgun sequence, the following are encoded in one genomic region:
- the LOC141639210 gene encoding protein FAR1-RELATED SEQUENCE 1-like, which yields MDREKDKVYTVDLSGNKFSCSCKMFERIGLLCKHVLWVLKDRGFDDIPTEYLLDRWGKYATCRPIFNVVGTTLLADYNEELGDELLELLRAFNEKLMISVKRGKSKNKKAEIEMLIGSKIPSEASVLPPKSVRIRDRKTDYFKQGKGKIRKYKALEEMSCLR from the exons ATGGACCGCGAGAAAGACAAGGTATACACAGTTGATTTAAGTGGTAATAAATTTTCTTGTTCATGTAAGATGTTTGAAAGGATTGGGTTACTTTGTAAGCATGTTCTGTGGGTGTTAAAAGATAGAGGGTTTGATGATATCCCTACGGAGTATCTATTAGACAGATGGGGCAAATATGCAACTTGTCGTCCCATTTTTAATGTTGTTGGGACAACCCTCCTAGCTGATT ATAATGAGGAACTTGGTGATGAGCTGCTTGAACTTCTTCGCGCTTTCAACGAGAAATTGATGATTTCAGTTAAGCGTGGGAAGTCAAAAAACAAGAAAGCTGAAATTGAGATGCTTATTGGCTCGAAAATACCGTCTGAAGCTAGTGTTCTACCACCGAAAAGTGTAAGAATAAGGGATCggaagacggattacttcaaacAAGGAAAAGGCAAGATAAGAAAATACAAAGCCCTTGAGGAAATGTCGTGCTTGCGGTGA
- the LOC141639211 gene encoding protein FAR1-RELATED SEQUENCE 5-like, producing the protein MVIISSSSTDSDSIPATNVHASDIMVVLPLTDATDSITASNVDALMNNDIPHVIPLTNAPGKKIVVCSFTSCPEDLKPINGMIFSNLKDGIYFYNKYAKVCGFIPRLDSTKLVNGIVTHKRCVCNKEGKSKNKGTKRKRTVTRSGCEAKVSFKRIDTGEYQIYDFVEVHTHAMVIPATMVHMKPSRNLNLFHKKMIMDNSRRNVGASLEDFKNFSRDVKKYIKEYDAEMLLETFMQKKAMSPSFYFDFDVDDEKRLSGLLRKEDGESFTWLFENFVKAMGDCYPTTIITDQCKGINQAVKDVFGDKTQHQLCMWHIMKKLPDKVGPTICQNTNFLKEINSIVWDGEIDTQEFELRWKSILSSYELSDHEWLKSMFDIRSSWIPAYFRDIYLGGIMRTTSRSEYENSFFGNFTNPHLTLVEFWMRFQSAMDAQRWKYAKVTADDKNSSPKLSTPLLLEKNLSSLHHHFVFINFKKNSKCVFYLWSFTEDN; encoded by the exons ATGGTTATAATTTCATCATCTTCTACTGATTCAG ATAGTATACCTGCTACTAATGTCCATGCCTCAGATATAATGGTTGTACTTCCCTTGACAGATGCAACAG ACAGTATAACTGCTTCTAATGTTGATGCTCTAATGAACAATGATATACCTCATGTGATTCCATTGACTAATGCACCAGGTAAAAAAATTGTGGTTTGTTCATTTACAAG CTGTCCAGAAGATCTAAAACCAATCAACGGTATGATATTTTCAAATTTGAAAGATGGAATATATTTTTACAACAAATATGCAAAAGTTTGTGGGTTTATTCCAAGGTTAGATTCAACAAAATTGGTTAATGGGATTGTTACACACAAGCGCTGTGTGTGTAATAAAGAAGGCAAAAGTAAGAACAAGGGGACTAAAAGAAAGAGGACTGTTACGAGATCAGGATGTGAAGCTAAGGTTAGTTTTAAGAGAATTGACACCGGTGAATACCAAATTTATGATTTTGTTGAGGTACACACACACGCAATGGTTATCCCAGCTACAATGGTTCATATGAAACCATCTAGGAATTTGAATCTCTTTCACAAGAAAATGATCATGGATAATTCAAGG AGAAATGTTGGGGCTTCTTTAGaagatttcaaaaacttttcaagggatgttaagaaatatatcaaggaatatGATGCTGAGATGTTATTGGAGACTTTCATGCAGAAAAAGGCTATGTCTCCATCATTTTATTTCGACTTTGACgtggatgatgaaaaaagactaA GTGGTTTGTTAAGAAAGGAAGATGGAGAATCATTTACCTGGTTATTTGAGAATTTTGTGAAGGCTATGGGTGATTGCTATCCTACTACAATTATAACTGACCAATGCAAAGGCATCAATCAAGCTGTAAAAGATGTGTTTGGTGACAAAACACAACACCAAttatgcatgtggcatataatgaaaaagTTGCCAGACAAAGTCGGGCCGACAATTTGCCAAAACACaaactttttgaaggaaataaatTCTATTGTTTGGGATGGAGAGATTGATACACAAGAATTCGAATTGAGATGGAAATCGATCCTTTCTTCGTATGAGCTTTCTGATCATGAGTGGCTGAAGTCAATGTTTGACATTCGTTCAAGTTGGATTCCTGCCTACTTCAGAGACATATATCTTGGTGGGATTATGCGCACAACATCAAGGTCAGAATATGAGAATAGCTTCTTTGGAAATTTCACAAACCCGCACCTCACtcttgttgagttttggatgcgtttccaATCGGCTATGGATGCGCAGCGTTGGAAATATGCTAAGGTGACTGCCGATGATAAGAACTCTTCTCCAAAATTATCAACACCTCTCCTTCTAGAAAAAAACCTCTCAAGTTTACACCACCACTTTGTTTTTATCAATTTCAAGAAGAACTCCAAGTGCGTGTTTTACTTGTGGTCTTTCACCGAGGACAACTGA